CATACCAAAGCAGCTACTGTGTAAGGAAATCACTAACGATATTTTAGTCATTTTAGTTATGTCCCTTGTCCAATGACTGGTAGATATGCAAAGAAGCTGTTGATCTATCCGTGTTCATTATGTCAAAACCTGCTTAAGGAATGTTTGCTTCATTATAAAGCACCCTGAACTAATCTCAAAGCAGTTGAATTATGAGTGCAAACCTCATCTTCACAATTCCATAGTAGAATTCTAACCACAACCATTTCTACTATGCAGCGTGCAAATTCTTGTTCTCATTCTCTGTGCACTCACTCGATTTTTCTGTCCCTTGTCTGCTGTCCTGTTATACCCTTTGTCAATCCTCTTTTCTTTAATATCAGTTACTTTGACGCAGCTATAAACAACATACAATATGAAGGAGCTGCAACAATTGCATATGGATCTGTTGATCTAACCAAAGGCTATACCCCACCATTCTTTCAAGTAGGCCACATTCGGTACTCCCAACCCGTCGATATATGGGATTCTGTCACAGGGAGACAAGCAGACTTCTTGACTCGTTTCTCATTCACCATCGATACTTACAACGCCACTATATATAGTGATGGTATTGCCTTATTTCTTGCTCCCGTTGGCTTCACAATTCCCCCTAACTCAGGTGGTAAATACTTAGGATTGTTCAACACAAGCACAGCTTTTGATGGGCCCCAGAGCCAAATCGTCTTGGTTGAGTTCGATACTTGGGTGAACCCAGAATTTGATCCTCTGATGCAGCATATAGGAATCAACAAAAACTCACTCTCATCACTTGTTTATGCTAGTTGGGATCCTGGATCACACAGCGGCAATGCAATTAATGTTATGGTGACCTATAATTCTACTACCAAGAATCTTAGTGTATTCTGGTCATTTGATGATGAGCCAGTTTCTCCAGATAACAaaattttctccctttcttgCCTAATTGATCTTGCTAAAGTTCTTCCCGAATCAGTAGCAATTGGATTCTCAGCTTCATATGGCTTTCAAGCGGAGAGACACAGCATCAATTCATGGGAGTTCACTTCAAACTTGGACGTTGTGCATCACCTGCCGGTGAATCCGTCAAAAAAGGGGGTAAACTCTAAGATGTATAGGATTCTAACATTTATCACTGCTCCCATTGCTTGTCTCTTGCTGGTCATTTTGGCATGTTCTTGCTTCTTTATGATCAAGATGAGGAAAAAATGTGAGTATCAGGCTGTGACTCACATTGACAAAGAGATAGTAGCATTGCCACTGAAATTCTCTCGTCAAGAGTTGCTCGTTGCTACAAATGGCTTTGCAGTTGATCGAAAACTAGGCCAAGGAGGGTCCAGCCAAGTTTACAAGGGGTTTTTGAGCAGTTTAGATCGCCTAGTTGCCGTCAAAAGAATCTTTGCAGGATCCAAACATTCAGAGAAGGTCTTCACCAACGAAGTGAAGATACTAAGCCGCATGATACACCGAAATCTGGTGCAATTCATTGGATGGTGCCAAGAGGAAGGTGAGTTTTTGCTTGTTTATGAATATATGCCTAATGGAAGCCTTGATAATCATCTCTTTGGAACTCGAAAAAGTCTGCCATGGAATGTGAGGTACAAGATAGCTTCAGGGCTAGCATTAGCCCTCAACTATCTTCATGAAGATCTAGAGCAGTGTGTTCTCCACAGAGATATAAAAGCTGCCAATATATTACTCGACACGAACTTCAACACTAAGCTTGGAGACTTTGGAGTGGCTAAGCTTGTTGACCCCCAGTTCAGGACACAAATGACGGACGTGGTAGGGACATTTGGTTACCTAGCACCAGAATATTTGAGTGAAGGTAAGGTTGCTAAGGAAACCGACATGTTCAGCTTCGGGGTTGTGGCTCTAGAAATCTCATGTGGTAGGAGGACCTATCAGGAAGGAGAATTTCACGTTCCGCTATGCAAGTGGGTTTGGCAACTTTACCTTGCTGGAAACATGCTTGAAGCAGCGGATGAAACATTGGATTCGAGTTTCAATAGGAAGGAAAtggaatgcttgatgatggtgGGACTGTGGTGTGTGCATCCAAATCCCAAGATGAGGCCAAAAGCAGGACAAGTTACAAGATTTCTTGAGCTAGAAGTCCCAGTGCCTGAGTTTCCACATGGCACCTATGAGGCCCCCACTTCGTATCAGGCACTAAGAATAGAGTCTTCCTCTGCTACGCAAGAAATCAGTTCTTGTTCAGCAAGATAGATCATGGCTCCTAAAGCCATCCAGCAACACATGCtgacttttgggaaaatgaaacaaatgttGTGACAGATTAGTTATGCTCAATCGACCTTTTCTTTGCTGCAATATATTGTCTAGCCACTGATCATTTGGTTGATGTAGAAGTCACAGAGACATTAGTACCATAAAAGATGCCACTTCTGCAAAAGCTCGCATTGCATAATCTgttttttcaaggaattatgCCGAAGAAGTACATGCTTTGACTCTGTTTCAGTTACAGTATGGAGATGACTTTAGCCTTTACGGGGGGCTAATCTAGTCGAAAGATTGGGTGGTTATAACAGGTAGAAACTTTCCAATAAAAAGATTAGCTAATTTATGCACCAAGGATAGTAGCGAAAAAAGAGCATTAGAGGTGTGCCTGCAATTTAGAGCTAAActaatggaaaaaaagagaaaaaaaaaaacatactgATGACAGATTGTTGGTTCTTGACTAGTCATTGTTAAGAACTATCTATATCTTAACACTAAGTAAAACAGGCCATTGTGGAAATTAGCGTTTCTGCGTAACTTGGTTAATGTTACCTAAAAGTTATTGTTTCTATTGCTTTTAAACGCTTTGCGTGAGGAACTTGTCactaatttataaattttcctCTCTGAAAGAGAGACATATCGACCAAATCTTTCCAGTCCCACCATAGCTTCtgcaatttttcaagaaataatgGTCCGCCAAAGAGGTTTCAGCAGGTAAGTTAGCACAATCGAAGTATAACTTTTGTTCTGCTTCCTGGGATCAGTTAATTTAAGAGAGCCAGCTCTAGCAAGAATCTATGACTGGACTGATATTGCAAGAACAATTACCATGTTTTCTCTCCATGCGAGCTCTTGCCAGATTATGGAGGGAAGTAGATCTTGCTTAACACATGAAGCAAAGATCTGGCTGCAACATTTCTCTTGCCGCTTGTTAGATCAGTTCATATAATTTAGGAGCAGGTTCTTAAGATCTTTTACATTTATATCTCATTCGAGTATTTTAGTCATTATCAGGAAAACACGATCAGAAAAGCTAATTGGAAGATGAGTTGCACAATCCACAATTGCAAGCCAacgatcaaaagaaaagaaaagcaggaAAGTGGAAAGGCGCCCTAGACTGGAATTTGTATTAGCATGGATGGATGTTTTAACATGTCAGGATGTATCCAATGCTGATTGAACTCGTCTTGGTCGATTCATGAGGCATCAGTTATAATAAAGTCGAGAAGCCAAAAGAACTTAAAATATAGCTCTTTATGTTTCCAGATAGTGAGGTTTGACCCAGATGCATGTAGTCAAAGCTTATTCACTACAAAATATACTTTTGTGCATTCTGTCCAAAAAGGTTCTGCTAGTGCCAAATTCAAGAACAAGCAGTAAACCTACGGTGGAAAAACTGTCTTCTGAAGAGGTTCTGTATTACATGAGAGACGTAAACTTCAAGATTGTGAAAGGCTCCATCTCTGCGCCTAGAGTCAAGTACAACAACCACGCATGATCAACAAAAATAAACTAGACATGACTATTCGTCTTTGTTACCTGGTTCTGCAGAATTAACTGTCTACTACGTCACCCGTTGCAATACTCATGATATACTCGATTTCTTTGGCAACTTCTTTCATGGAAGTACGGTTCTGCCTCCATTCCTCCAAGCATCCCATGGCAAGAAACCCGAGCGCCTTCATGGTCTCCATGTCAGCGATGCTCACCTTTTCCTTCATCATCGGATCCACAACATCCATTATCCTCTCTTCCACCACCATCCTCCGCACTAAGACTGCCAGATTCACATCATCGGTCGCTCAATTGAAGTCTATTACCTATTGAGACGCCAAGAGCTCCAACAGCACTACTCCAAAGCTATAGACATTGCTCTTATCAGTCAACTGGTAGTTGTGATAGTACTCAGGGTCAAGATATCCGAGCGTACCCTGAGCACGCGTCATATGTGGCTCATATCAGTGTGAGCCAACCAAGATAACCTCGATTCAGGACACAAATGACAGATGTGGTAGGGACATATGGTTACCTGGCGCTAAATATTCGAGTGAAGGTAAGGTTGCTAAAGAATCCGACATGTTCAGCTTTGGAGTCGTGGCTCTAGAAATCACATGCGGTAGGAGGACCTATCAGAAAGGAGAATTTCACGTTGCCCTACACAAGTGGGTTTGGCAGCTTAGGTtgcgcatggtaacatttcttggctggggaacaattttttttttcaaaaatagttcttttctatttctattcggaacaatttctatgtaaaaacttgtttggtaactacacaaaatttttactctgaaatagaaaaagaatagaaatgcgtttggtaaaaaatagtttcttttttatatttatttgttttttattttttgccggTGACCCACCACActgacgccgccgccgctagcTGCCGCCGCCGATCGCTGCCGCAAGGCCCATCGGCCGCCGTTGACCGCCGGCCTTCGGCGGCCGACATGGCCGTGCGCGACGGCGATCGACGGCGGTAGTTGGTGGGTGGCGGCCGGCCGGGCGGTGACGTGGCGGCGGCAAAAcggccggcggtggcggtggcgcgGCGATCGGTCGGCCTCCGACGACCGGGGCGGCGCGGGGGTcgtccggcggtggcggcaacggtcggccggcggcgacgtgcggcggcggcggcggttggcctccggcgaccggcggcggtggcggcggggtCGGCCGACGGCGGCGGGCCACGGCGAGCGGCGATCAAGGGCGGTCAATGGTGGtcagcaagagaagaataaaaaaataaaattcacttatttcttaaacttgttccctggaacaagaagcaacttttttttacttctcatttctattccaaaaccattctcgggctaactttttgttccctaggaacaaaaactaacttgtcatatcaaacaggtttctattctttttttgttctggggaagagaagaatagaaattgttgGGCTGAGGAAGTTcaccatgcgcacccttaacCTTGCTGGAAACATGCTTGAAGCAGCGGATGAGACATTGGGTTCGAGTTTTGATAGGAAGGAAAtggaatgcttgatgatggCGGGACTGTGGCACATGCATCCAGATCCGACGAGAAGACCAAAAGCAGGAAAAGTTATAAGATTTCTTCAGCACCCGCTGCCCGAGCTTCCACTTGGCCCATATGAGGCTCCCACTTCATATCAGCCATCAGCACATAGAATGGAATCTTCTTCTATTCAAGAATTCAGTTCCTGTTCAGCAAGATAGATCATGGCTCCTAAAGccattttgactttttggaaataaaatagaTGTTGTGATGACCCACCCATGGGCAGCGCAAGTGATATTCGCTCTCTCCTGCAATGCTACGGTCGAGAGTTTAAATCCCCTCATTGTCAACATGATTTAAGTGAGGGCCTGGCGGTGGGTTGCTGGGTTAGTCTCCCCTGAGGTTTACATCTAAATAGTGGCTCGTCTGACGGTGCCACCGGGCATTGGAAGGTAGTTCCTCGatcaccaaaaaacaaaaaaaaatagatgttGTGACAGATTAATTATGATCAATGGACCTACTCTTTGCTGTAAAGATACACCAAAGTATTGTATTAGTTGATTGATTCGCCAAAAGATAATAGCAAAAAGGTGGTCGCTCACGAACTCTTGTAGAATCACACCAGGAAATAAGTAACAAAATCTTCGAATGGCGTTTGACACTTCTCAATTACGCCATATGAAGCTACTCCAGTTGTTACATCCGTAACTGCGCTCCTGCCTCTTCAGCGGGCATTAAAAATCAGTGTATATCTAATCTCCGAGACTGAGCATTTATTGATCACCGGAATGTCGCTATCTACATTGCCATAAACAAATGTTCGGTACGCCATTCAAGCACATTACAAAGTGGttgtttatagttttttttttttttggtaagaacaAAGTggttgtttatatatatatatatattttttttttgtgactcaGGAAGCGCTGGCAACTGACGGCGTAAACCTGGGGCGACCGCAGGGACCCAAGCCGCAGGTAAGTCGCGCAAATGACGAGGTGGGAAGTTGAACTCTGACCTTGCGGGTGGCCAGCATACAACTCCACCATCTGCCACCAACGGCGTGGGTAAGTGGTTGTTTATAGTTCattctgacttctgtcgaaaaTCTGAATCTATCTGCTGCGCATCCCATTTCCAGTATACTTCTGATCTATTTACTGATTTGGAGTTAAGAGATTCCCCATCAAACACAGCAGCTACCTCTGTGAGatgaatttattgaaataagtcGCAGTGACTTCAACTCCTTTCAGGTGCAAATACTTTCAATCTTCTAGGTTCTTTCGTTGAAAGAATCAGACAAGTTTCTTAATCAGTCCTTCATATGCTTCCTTCCCTGTGATTTATATGGGTATTAGCCTCCCAACTCCGACCTAATGCTGTTGGAAGTCAAAAAATTCAGTAAAACACGTCAgcttttcttcttgaaaaacGATACTGTTGATGtaatcaattaatttaaaacAACCCATGATGACACATGAACTCGATGAAAATCTTGCCAGGATAGATGTATATTCAACTCAAATTTAAGCAAGGATCAGAGCAGGTCGTAAAGTCATTTGAAGGCTCAGAACGGGTCGAGTTTAGGAAATAATGCCACTTCAGAAAGACAAGCGATAGGAGCAAAATATGTAACCCATGCGGGCCAGCCGCTTTTTAAAAAGAGGCCGAGGTTGACTAGGTCACACAAGGGTCGTCCATGTCAAAGGATCAACTGAAAAAGAAACCTCAATGCCTTCTTCAGAACGCTTCCTCTacacaataaaaaaacatgaaaagaaagaaagagcctCCTCTAGAATATTTTAGTCCTTGGACGTGAGATGGGTTGACGGTTTGAACAATTCCTAGGGGGCGGTTTCAATCTCTTCTAATATAGTCTTCCGTGTAATGTACGCGTCACCAGACGCTTAGCTCGTTCTTTGCACGGGCATTCTTTTCATGTTCAACTTTCAGAATAGTTTTTTTCCCCTACACAAGCCTGTACAAAGTCCTAAAAAAATCGATTCagcttttgaaaatgatttcagGAGCCACATTCATCTAGAAACAAAGTCTGTATATCATAAAGTTCCTCTCAGAAGAGCTTATATAAGTGGCAATGTACCATGCACACAGGTACTCATAGAGAACTAATTATGTGCTCAAGTTTCCCAAACAACGAATAGCGTCGTGTTATTTACTTCAAGTGAGGCTTTTGCTGCTAGACATAAAGTGTCCTTCAATATTGAGGCAGAACAGCAACTTTGACACATTTGGTTAATCCATATGGCTAATTATGTGCTACCATCTAATGCACATGTAGCTAGGTTATTTAAATACGCTAACATTGGTACATACAAATTTAGTACAGATATATATAGATCTCCTGCTTGATGAATTTAGCTAGAGAAAAAGCTGAAGTCTATCATCTTTGTCAAGCGGCAGGGCACTTCAATGACAATTGAAAGAGAATAATTAAAAAGGAGCGAGGTGGATGAGGCAGGCTGGACCTTTACTTGTACGTCTGACGTTTGAAGTTGCTTCTACATGAAACATATGCAACTATAAAGAAGACTAGTCAATGTAGAAACCGAAAACGCCAAGTAATCAAGCATCTTGCACCCGCTTTCTGCCATGTTGTAGATAGATCGCGACGACACTTGATGTTGTGTCGCCTACCCAACAAACGGAATTGTTTATTGCTAACTTGGTAAGATAGccccacccaatattttttcTATGTTCATCTAGAAATGTTCTACGAGACAACTATGTGTACACATTTTTAAGTGCTTTATGGTTTAGTTATGGAGCAAATTGAGCCTAGTTTCTCAATCCGGAGGAAAATTTTGTTGTCGAACATCATttgatttgtattttaaatGTCGACATATGTAGTGAGACGGGTGggattatttattataaaagtaAAGCTGCATAAGATTTTCACACGACACAAATGGTCCATGTCATTTGAatgatcgatttttaaaaaaaattgtggctgTTTATTAATCGCTTGGAAGTTTACAACACTAAAATGTGAATATGACACTATTAAAAGGATCTCTCGGCCTAATTCTCTTTCACCTATCAAAGATTTAGTCCCATAAAAATCCGTTATGGCTAGAAATTTTTGCTCGCGCTGGTTGGCTTCGTAATCTTGCCCAACTACGGTCATGCCTACTTAGGACTGTTCGGCGAAAGCACCGTTGATCACGGCACAAAGAACCAAAATCTCAATTTGTGCGAACCAATATCTCACTTTCCTCGCTAGTACATTTATATAGTGGAAAGCAATTAATGTCTTGGTGGCCTACAATTCGGGCTACCAGGAACCCTTGAAGCTCACTTGCCGCTTTCCTGCCTCATTGATCTCATGAAGTGTACGTCCCTATAAAATGTCGTTTTCAGCTTCTTTTGACATCCTTTAGCAAGACACAGCGGCATTAATTCGTGGAAATTTCCTTCGAACAACAAACCTCTCTCAATTGAATAGGTTGACTATACTTTGTGATGGTTCTTGCTACACATCTCTTGCTATCAATGGCTGTGAAATCGCCCAGCGGCACGTGTTGATTGGAGCCCAAACGGaagaatattcaaaattttatggcacaccctctctctctcctctctctctctctctcttaaagaTGAGGTTCACACCATTCAACTGGTTTGGGATGGTGTGCTTTATAGGGAACCAGGcattcctaaaaataaattttgacccTTTCAACAGCTTCTTTGTAGTTTCTGCTGACGTGGTTGGACAAGGGACACtcttattagaaaaatatccACTTGGTCTTTCTCGTACCTTAAATAACCTCATTTCTCACTTTTCTAATTGGCTCATTCCTGAAAAGTCACTTCTCCGCGTGGTCCCCCATCTTCAGTGTCAGTGTTGGTAATAGATCACTTCATTCATGGATCGGATGCGTCCGGTGAGGCCCATATTTCGGATCTTTCCAGGAATCCTTTTCTCACTCGCCTGCTCTTTTTCCATGAACATTGTTCACATCTCCTATTCTTGCTCCTTGTTAAGTTCACCCATCGCATGGAATCTCTTTGCCTACCGACCCAGAAAATCCAAATCAGCatgaaaacaagaacaaaaattgaCCGTCGTCGTCTCTCAAATCACAATCCGCGAAAAACTACAAAGGCTCCATCTTTGCAACGTGACAAGACGAGCGAAGCCCTTAACTTGTGAACTGATTctgaaatgaagaagatgaagaacgAACTATGTAAATGGCAAGGGAAATTCAAATGCAGTGAGGTTTGTGCCCAAACAGAGTGCCGATTTTTCCCAAATTGCTTTTGTGTAAAGATCCTCTTTCtaaggaaaataatcaattttccGTCATGCAGCTGAAGAGGAAGTTGATCCAGCACTGGAAAGTTCCACAAGCTTTGAAGCTTGGTTGTTGGAGTGGCTATGTCAATTTTCATCGAGGGTGTGAAGATGAAGGTGATGGGTGTTTATGAAAAAGAGCAGGCAATTGAAAAAggaatttctgaaaaatataaattgtggaCCATGTTGATCGACGAATGGAATGGTTTATTGCTACCTTGGCAAGACATGCCTCATTCAATATTTTCCCCATCTCCATCTAGAAATGTTGAATGAGAAAATCGCGTGTACACATTTTCAAGTGCTTTATCAAACCGTTATGGAG
This Eucalyptus grandis isolate ANBG69807.140 chromosome 7, ASM1654582v1, whole genome shotgun sequence DNA region includes the following protein-coding sequences:
- the LOC120296235 gene encoding L-type lectin-domain containing receptor kinase IX.1-like produces the protein MVALFSSSISVAAAAVATLMLLSSQPSPPSSPPPLPSLASPLRLNEEDNGDNEPFLDLEFALVPENEDDGGRLEEGEEEEGSYFDAAINNIQYEGAATIAYGSVDLTKGYTPPFFQVGHIRYSQPVDIWDSVTGRQADFLTRFSFTIDTYNATIYSDGIALFLAPVGFTIPPNSGGKYLGLFNTSTAFDGPQSQIVLVEFDTWVNPEFDPLMQHIGINKNSLSSLVYASWDPGSHSGNAINVMVTYNSTTKNLSVFWSFDDEPVSPDNKIFSLSCLIDLAKVLPESVAIGFSASYGFQAERHSINSWEFTSNLDVVHHLPVNPSKKGVNSKMYRILTFITAPIACLLLVILACSCFFMIKMRKKCEYQAVTHIDKEIVALPLKFSRQELLVATNGFAVDRKLGQGGSSQVYKGFLSSLDRLVAVKRIFAGSKHSEKVFTNEVKILSRMIHRNLVQFIGWCQEEGEFLLVYEYMPNGSLDNHLFGTRKSLPWNVRYKIASGLALALNYLHEDLEQCVLHRDIKAANILLDTNFNTKLGDFGVAKLVDPQFRTQMTDVVGTFGYLAPEYLSEGKVAKETDMFSFGVVALEISCGRRTYQEGEFHVPLCKWVWQLYLAGNMLEAADETLDSSFNRKEMECLMMVGLWCVHPNPKMRPKAGQVTRFLELEVPVPEFPHGTYEAPTSYQALRIESSSATQEISSCSAR